A window of Lentibacillus sp. Marseille-P4043 contains these coding sequences:
- the tagH gene encoding teichoic acids export ABC transporter ATP-binding subunit TagH encodes MEKAITVKNVTKKYKLYNGTKERILDLITPKSYGEEFYALTGVDFVAEKGDVVGFIGINGSGKSTLSNIVAGIVPETSGEVETNGQVSLIAVSSGLKGDLTGRDNIELKCLMLGFTKEEIKALEPEIIEFAEIDKFIDQPVKSYSSGMKSRLGFAISVSINPDIIIIDEALSVGDKAFAEKSFKKMNEFKDQGKTIVFVSHSIGQMKNFTNKILWLEYGQIKEYGPTEEVLPKYESFIKSYKKMTKKERATYKAEALKQRYDKDSLART; translated from the coding sequence ATGGAAAAAGCAATTACCGTTAAAAACGTTACAAAAAAATACAAATTATATAATGGTACAAAAGAGCGTATTTTGGATTTGATTACGCCGAAAAGTTACGGGGAAGAATTTTATGCGCTAACAGGTGTAGATTTTGTTGCGGAAAAAGGCGATGTCGTTGGCTTTATTGGCATCAATGGGTCAGGAAAATCAACCTTGTCGAATATTGTCGCAGGAATTGTCCCGGAAACGTCAGGTGAAGTGGAAACGAATGGACAAGTATCCTTAATTGCCGTATCGTCCGGATTAAAAGGTGACCTAACGGGCCGCGATAATATTGAATTAAAATGTTTAATGCTCGGATTTACCAAAGAAGAAATTAAAGCACTCGAACCAGAAATCATCGAGTTTGCGGAAATTGACAAATTTATCGATCAGCCGGTAAAGTCCTATTCAAGTGGAATGAAATCGCGGTTAGGCTTTGCTATTTCTGTTTCCATTAATCCAGACATTATTATTATTGATGAAGCTTTATCAGTCGGTGATAAGGCGTTTGCTGAGAAAAGTTTTAAAAAAATGAACGAATTCAAAGATCAAGGCAAGACGATCGTGTTTGTTAGTCATTCGATTGGACAAATGAAAAACTTTACGAATAAAATTTTGTGGCTTGAATATGGTCAAATAAAGGAATATGGGCCGACTGAAGAAGTTTTGCCAAAGTATGAGTCATTTATTAAATCGTATAAAAAAATGACGAAGAAAGAGCGAGCGACATATAAAGCTGAAGCATTAAAACAACGATATGACAAAGACTCGTTGGCGAGGACTTGA
- a CDS encoding CDP-glycerol glycerophosphotransferase family protein yields the protein MEQLTNKEIQEIKLKDDTYSIKVSMKKVFIEGWDNYFFAIFQRDTSNVKTLVHRMVEETSEFYIFRIKISFGAYDAFFTAGDSFDLSIVRRREDEEKRSRIKSNFAPMDFLQIPVNESTIFYPATTKEGNVSFYRKENFLLAKFASADLTKGAILHLNGIYHFPGLDPSAIKHMALQLTTNLNDDVIQIPVSPQQAPAAYQTYAQSGFQAEIDMTPYVSLGRAQYFKFHLIMDVEKDGRVERIESTRIKVGDRSEKYTINRKLKFGNAKIQLMCFPTKKSKYFSLRVKEYKLPVEMFRTAREKWISLRRSKKLLKLYKMAFYILGTFMPVDKKLVMFESFHGKQYSDNPRAIFEYMKEAKPDYQLIWSADRRHLNNFNDKDVVYVRRFSVRWLLLMTRAKYWVTNARLPLWIPKPGHTTYLQTWHGTPLKRLAVDMEEVHMPGTNTEKYKQNFAKESSKWDYLVSPNAYSSKIFKRAFQFSQTMVESGYPRNDYLYNGNNPQMIHQLKQTMGIPDDKKVILYAPTWRDNNFYGKGRYKFDLELDLAALQEQFGDTHVIVLRKHYLVAENLDISAYKGFVYDFSKYDDIRDLYLISDLLITDYSSVFFDYANLRRPMMFFVYDIDDYRDNLRGFYFDFEQKAPGPLVKTTEEIIAEIAKLEENGFQPSANYDKFYERFCYLEDGNASKRVVDHVFK from the coding sequence ATGGAACAACTTACAAACAAAGAAATTCAGGAGATTAAGCTTAAAGACGATACATATTCCATTAAAGTTTCGATGAAAAAAGTTTTTATTGAAGGATGGGATAACTATTTTTTTGCCATCTTTCAGCGTGACACCAGTAATGTAAAAACACTTGTCCATCGTATGGTAGAAGAAACAAGCGAATTTTATATCTTTCGAATAAAAATCTCATTCGGCGCGTATGACGCCTTTTTTACTGCGGGGGACAGTTTTGATTTATCGATCGTACGAAGGCGAGAAGATGAAGAAAAACGTTCGCGGATTAAAAGTAATTTTGCGCCGATGGATTTTTTACAAATCCCAGTCAATGAATCGACTATTTTTTACCCGGCAACAACAAAGGAGGGGAATGTTAGTTTTTATCGTAAAGAGAACTTTTTGCTTGCTAAATTTGCCAGTGCTGACCTAACAAAAGGTGCGATATTGCATTTGAATGGCATTTATCATTTTCCAGGCTTGGATCCTTCGGCGATTAAGCATATGGCGTTACAGCTAACAACGAATTTAAATGATGATGTTATTCAAATTCCTGTCAGTCCTCAGCAAGCTCCAGCTGCTTATCAAACCTATGCGCAAAGCGGTTTTCAGGCGGAAATTGATATGACGCCATATGTATCACTTGGGAGGGCCCAATATTTTAAGTTCCATTTGATCATGGATGTGGAAAAAGATGGGCGAGTGGAACGGATTGAAAGTACACGGATAAAAGTAGGGGATCGAAGCGAAAAATATACGATCAATCGTAAGCTGAAATTTGGTAATGCGAAAATCCAGCTCATGTGTTTTCCAACGAAGAAATCCAAGTATTTTTCATTACGCGTAAAAGAATATAAACTACCTGTTGAAATGTTTCGAACAGCGCGGGAGAAATGGATTTCGTTAAGACGTAGTAAGAAGTTACTTAAACTGTACAAAATGGCGTTTTATATATTAGGAACGTTCATGCCCGTTGATAAGAAACTCGTCATGTTTGAAAGCTTTCATGGCAAGCAATATAGCGACAACCCTAGAGCAATATTTGAATACATGAAAGAAGCCAAGCCTGATTATCAATTAATTTGGAGTGCAGATCGCAGGCATCTAAACAATTTTAATGATAAAGATGTGGTCTATGTGCGACGTTTTTCGGTTCGTTGGTTGCTTTTAATGACTCGGGCGAAATATTGGGTAACAAATGCGAGGTTGCCATTATGGATCCCAAAACCAGGACATACGACTTATTTACAAACATGGCATGGAACGCCTTTGAAGCGTTTGGCAGTGGATATGGAAGAGGTGCATATGCCAGGTACAAATACAGAGAAATATAAACAAAATTTTGCCAAGGAATCGAGTAAATGGGATTACCTTGTTTCACCAAATGCTTACTCGTCGAAAATTTTTAAACGGGCCTTTCAATTTTCTCAGACAATGGTTGAATCAGGTTATCCGAGAAATGACTATTTATACAATGGAAATAACCCGCAAATGATTCATCAGCTGAAGCAGACGATGGGAATACCGGATGATAAGAAAGTGATTTTATATGCGCCGACATGGCGGGACAACAATTTTTATGGCAAGGGAAGATATAAGTTTGATCTGGAATTAGATCTAGCAGCATTGCAGGAACAATTTGGCGATACACACGTCATTGTTTTACGTAAGCATTATTTAGTTGCGGAAAACTTAGATATAAGTGCATATAAAGGGTTCGTGTATGATTTTTCCAAATATGATGATATTCGGGATCTTTATTTAATTTCGGATTTGCTCATCACTGATTACTCGTCCGTGTTCTTTGATTATGCTAACTTAAGACGGCCGATGATGTTCTTTGTGTATGATATTGACGACTATCGGGACAATTTGCGTGGTTTTTATTTTGATTTTGAACAAAAAGCACCTGGTCCATTGGTAAAAACAACGGAGGAAATCATCGCGGAAATTGCCAAACTTGAGGAAAATGGCTTTCAACCATCTGCTAACTATGACAAATTTTATGAGCGATTTTGCTATTTAGAGGATGGCAATGCGAGTAAACGTGTGGTTGATCACGTATTCAAATAA
- a CDS encoding ABC transporter permease: MKAGWTVLKEQAKHFYLIKRLSIYELKSKNRNNYLGMAWEVINPLIQILIYWFVFGSIRQRSDVEIAPGVDVPFIHWLLGGFILWIFFYKATIEGSKSIYSRLRMLSKMNFPMSVIPNFVIFSHFYIHLFMLAITIIIFQLTGYFVTIYYVQFIYFIVATFCLLFAISLIMSTLSTIVRDVHMFLNATLRMVLYLSPILWQVSTALEDPLPMIMKLNPLYYLIEGYRSALFGTEWYFVAHWEYTLYFWGLVIVLFLFGSMLHVKFRRHFIDYL; the protein is encoded by the coding sequence ATGAAAGCTGGCTGGACTGTTTTAAAAGAGCAAGCAAAACACTTTTATTTAATAAAAAGATTGTCCATATATGAATTAAAGAGTAAAAACCGGAATAATTATTTAGGGATGGCATGGGAAGTGATCAACCCGTTAATCCAGATCTTAATATATTGGTTTGTGTTCGGCAGTATTAGACAGCGCAGTGATGTCGAAATTGCGCCCGGTGTGGACGTGCCATTTATCCACTGGTTGCTTGGCGGATTTATCTTGTGGATTTTCTTTTACAAAGCAACCATTGAAGGGTCGAAATCGATTTATAGTAGGTTGCGCATGTTATCAAAAATGAATTTTCCCATGAGTGTTATCCCTAACTTTGTGATTTTTTCGCACTTTTACATTCATTTGTTTATGTTAGCGATTACGATTATCATTTTTCAACTGACAGGCTATTTTGTGACGATTTATTATGTGCAATTCATCTATTTTATTGTGGCAACCTTTTGCCTCCTATTTGCGATTTCATTGATCATGTCAACATTATCAACGATCGTACGGGATGTACACATGTTTTTAAATGCTACGTTGCGAATGGTGTTGTATTTGTCGCCAATTTTGTGGCAGGTGTCAACAGCATTGGAGGATCCGTTGCCAATGATCATGAAGCTAAACCCGCTGTACTATTTAATTGAAGGGTATCGATCGGCCTTATTCGGGACGGAATGGTACTTTGTTGCGCATTGGGAATACACCCTTTATTTCTGGGGATTGGTTATCGTGCTGTTCTTATTCGGTTCGATGCTGCATGTTAAGTTCAGACGACACTTTATTGATTACTTATAA